The following DNA comes from Methanothermus fervidus DSM 2088.
ATATTCTAGGACCATTTTTAATGTTTTTCGCTTGGCTTTGCATTCTTTCTAGCTTTAAGAAGGATAATAGGTGGTTTTATGTTCCATTAGCAATTTTCTTGATATTTACTCTAGTCGCTCCATTTTTGGGTATGACGGAGGTTATCCCAAAAGTGAAAGAGAGAATAGCGCATCCACCAAGCCAAGGATTAATAGGAGTAAAACCTTATTCATTCACTACATTCATAACAATCTTCACTCATAACTCCGGAGGAAGTATAACAGATTATCTTTCAGGAGTTAGTATAATTTTACCTTTCCTAGCAGAGGCAATATGGGATCTTTATTTCTCTACTATGACGGCCGCATTTATATCCTATTGGCACTGGAAGGGCCTAAAAGTCATTCTTGGTAGTATCTTTATATACTTTGAATACTCTGCATCATATTTATCTTTCATTGCGGGTGCAAATGTAAGTCGTTATATGTTTAAAGCCATAATAGATGTTTTGAGGACTCGTAGGATCCGTGGGAATTTCAAAGAGGTTAAAGAGGCCTTTAAATGGGGATTAAAACTGGTTGGAGTCAGTATTGTTCTCTTCTTTGTGGCTGCAATCTTTGAAACTTGGTGGGCGCCATGGTGGTACAAACAAATATTTCCATGAGAGATTCTCTTTCATTGTTCAGCTATATGTGTTGATGATATTCTATTTTTTAATGCCATGCTTTCTCTCAGTATTGATTATTGGACCATTGAAGAAGTCCTGGTCTCCAGTACACACATCAATAATACATACTTTTTATTAAAAATTAAAATAGGGTTATAATATCTCTTTACTTAACAGTTTTTTATTGTATGTCCGAACGTACACATTAGTGCAGTTAACATATATGCATAAAATAAAAAAATTTTATTTTAAGAATAAATAGGAGTGTAGTTGATGAAGAATATTATTTTTTTAGCATTACTAGTAGGCGTGGTAATTGGATTAAGTATTGGATTTATGAGCAACAATGTT
Coding sequences within:
- a CDS encoding protein of unknown function DUF95 transmembrane (InterPro IPR002798~KEGG: tle:Tlet_0108 binding-protein-dependent transport systems inner membrane component~PFAM: protein of unknown function DUF95 transmembrane~SPTR: A8F3E4 Binding-protein-dependent transport systems inner membrane component~PFAM: Integral membrane protein DUF95), with amino-acid sequence MKELSESQKTFLLVFVAFLLGIVTGPLIPALMLECIYTPYPNILGPFLMFFAWLCILSSFKKDNRWFYVPLAIFLIFTLVAPFLGMTEVIPKVKERIAHPPSQGLIGVKPYSFTTFITIFTHNSGGSITDYLSGVSIILPFLAEAIWDLYFSTMTAAFISYWHWKGLKVILGSIFIYFEYSASYLSFIAGANVSRYMFKAIIDVLRTRRIRGNFKEVKEAFKWGLKLVGVSIVLFFVAAIFETWWAPWWYKQIFP